A window of the Streptomyces sp. NBC_00250 genome harbors these coding sequences:
- a CDS encoding RNA-binding S4 domain-containing protein, which yields MSARVDSWIWAVRLTKTRAQAAAACRAGHVKVNGERAKPAQPVKPGDEVRLFHGGRERIVEVKVLHAKRIGPPVAAEAYVDNSPPPPPREQVAVAAVRDRGTGRPTKRDRRELDELRGGRRA from the coding sequence ATGAGCGCACGCGTCGACAGCTGGATCTGGGCGGTCCGCCTCACCAAGACCCGTGCCCAGGCCGCCGCGGCCTGCCGGGCCGGACACGTCAAGGTCAACGGCGAACGGGCCAAGCCCGCCCAGCCGGTGAAGCCCGGCGACGAGGTCCGGCTCTTCCACGGCGGACGGGAGCGGATCGTCGAGGTCAAGGTGCTCCACGCCAAGCGGATCGGCCCGCCGGTCGCCGCCGAGGCGTACGTGGACAACAGCCCGCCCCCGCCGCCGCGCGAGCAGGTGGCCGTCGCCGCCGTACGCGACCGGGGCACCGGACGCCCCACCAAGCGCGACCGCCGCGAACTCGACGAGCTGCGCGGTGGCCGCCGCGCCTGA
- a CDS encoding thiolase domain-containing protein — protein sequence MTPHRPDREVAIVAFAQSDHRRRTDDLSEVEMVMPVLHDVLRQTGLKTSDIGFTCSGSSDYLAGRAFSFTMALDGVGAWPPISESHVETDGAWALYEAWVKLLTGEADTALVYSYGKSSPGSVRDVLTRQLDPYYVAPLWPDSVALAALQAQALVDAGATDEPALAAIATRSREDAAANPHAQLPGARPQGEYLVQPLRTGDCPPIGDGAAAVILAAGDLAREICARPAWIRGMDHRVEAHSLGVRDLTDSPSTRLAAERAGAFDAPVDTAELHAPFTSQEVVLRRALDLDESVRVNPSGGALAANPVMAAGLIRLGEAAARIHRGESDRALAHATSGPCLQQNLVAVLEGEPHVR from the coding sequence GTGACGCCGCACCGGCCGGACCGAGAGGTGGCGATCGTCGCCTTCGCCCAGAGCGACCACCGCCGCCGCACCGACGACCTCTCCGAGGTCGAGATGGTCATGCCCGTCCTGCACGACGTCCTCCGGCAGACCGGACTCAAGACCTCCGACATCGGCTTCACCTGCTCCGGCTCCTCCGACTACCTGGCCGGCCGCGCCTTCTCCTTCACCATGGCCCTCGACGGTGTCGGAGCATGGCCGCCGATCTCCGAGTCCCACGTCGAGACCGACGGCGCCTGGGCGCTGTACGAGGCCTGGGTGAAGCTCCTCACCGGCGAGGCCGACACCGCCCTCGTCTACTCCTACGGCAAGTCCTCGCCCGGCTCCGTCCGCGACGTCCTCACCCGCCAGCTCGACCCCTACTACGTGGCCCCGCTCTGGCCCGACTCCGTCGCCCTCGCCGCGCTCCAGGCGCAGGCGCTCGTCGACGCCGGTGCCACCGACGAACCCGCCCTCGCCGCGATCGCCACCCGCAGCCGCGAGGACGCTGCTGCGAACCCCCACGCCCAGCTGCCCGGAGCCCGCCCCCAAGGTGAGTACCTCGTCCAGCCCCTCCGCACCGGCGACTGCCCGCCCATCGGCGACGGTGCCGCCGCCGTGATCCTCGCCGCCGGTGACCTGGCCCGAGAGATCTGCGCCCGCCCCGCCTGGATCCGGGGCATGGACCACCGCGTCGAGGCCCACTCCCTCGGCGTCCGCGACCTCACCGACTCGCCCTCCACCCGCCTCGCCGCCGAACGCGCCGGAGCCTTCGACGCGCCCGTCGACACCGCCGAACTCCACGCGCCCTTCACCTCCCAGGAGGTCGTCCTGCGCCGGGCCCTCGACCTCGACGAGAGCGTGAGGGTCAACCCGTCCGGCGGAGCGCTCGCCGCCAACCCCGTCATGGCCGCCGGCCTCATCCGGCTCGGCGAAGCCGCCGCCCGCATCCACCGGGGCGAATCCGACCGCGCCCTCGCCCACGCCACCTCAGGGCCCTGCCTCCAGCAGAACCTGGTCGCCGTCCTGGAAGGAGAGCCGCATGTCCGGTAA
- a CDS encoding dihydrofolate reductase family protein, whose amino-acid sequence MGKVVMYSSVSADGFVADENDQPGPLFDWLSSGDVPLDESGVLKVSQTSYDYIRPYWDQIGATVVGRHVFDITDGWDGQPPGGIDHVVVVTHRPEPEGWDPEAPFHFVDGIEAAVAKAQALAGDRIVEVAAGDVGGQVLAAGLIDEVRMDVVPVVFGSGKRYFGSVHAQHLLEDPDVVIQGNRVLHLRYRVRR is encoded by the coding sequence GTGGGCAAGGTGGTCATGTACAGCTCGGTCTCGGCGGACGGCTTCGTCGCGGACGAGAATGACCAGCCCGGACCGCTGTTCGACTGGCTGTCCAGCGGTGACGTCCCGTTGGACGAGAGCGGCGTGCTGAAGGTGTCGCAGACGTCCTACGACTACATCCGGCCGTACTGGGACCAGATCGGGGCGACAGTCGTCGGCCGCCACGTCTTCGACATCACGGACGGCTGGGACGGGCAGCCTCCGGGCGGGATCGACCACGTGGTCGTCGTGACGCACCGGCCGGAGCCCGAGGGCTGGGACCCCGAGGCACCGTTCCACTTCGTCGACGGCATCGAGGCAGCCGTGGCCAAGGCGCAGGCGCTTGCGGGTGACCGCATCGTCGAGGTCGCCGCCGGCGACGTCGGTGGCCAGGTGCTTGCCGCGGGCCTGATCGACGAGGTGCGCATGGACGTCGTACCCGTCGTGTTCGGGTCCGGCAAGCGCTACTTCGGGTCGGTCCACGCGCAGCACCTGTTGGAGGATCCTGACGTGGTGATTCAGGGCAACCGGGTGCTTCACCTGCGCTATCGCGTGCGCCGGTGA
- a CDS encoding ATP-binding protein gives MARQDGGSARQGFGLIEREAALTAAEEALDLLTGLADEPPWPDRVPAPREAARGPRLVAVPNLVPQQGTGPRPATGADHVRTGEPERTADHARTGDSARPGDPAGEAPGRRPDTGRGGILAYAAPAGLGKTTLLAEIRRRAGARGCTVLSARGGDQEQRVAFHVARQLLQPQLAHASDAELRERLGSWYDIVGPALGLRASVEGSPPDPQGLRDGLDWVLTHLAVRRAPLVVVLDDVHWADPESLGWLAAFAPRAEELPMLLVVAYRPDELPAEGVEFTGRRSGQRPLGLAPLTSGAVARLVRDRVGAHADDTFCRDFWTVTSGNPFETVELAAKVRDRGLEPTADGAHELRDLAAALKGTGLVTRLERLGPATVRLAWACAVLGTEISPQLAGAVAGLGGEAVAECAARLREARVLAETEGPDEPLQFVHPLIATTVYRSIPAATRVALHGQAAWCVVDAGLGPTAAARHLLETHPEGDPWVVNQLRAAAGENLRAGAPDAARRFLARALREPPAADDRAAVLYELGCSSLLTEPATTVNHLRAALEEPVADPALRHGIVYRLSQVLAHSDRLVEASELLGREARKATDARSRLRMQAEKFMWDAFRADEPESPARSRRLSALADRLTGRDLTERYIIGLRAWDATLRAEPSAVALRHAERALEGGLSWADESRGFEVPVLVALTHLYADRPGRAEELFAAGTAEFENQGWRGAHLSFAYTLLGYIRYRRGRLVEAEDFVRAGLRLSERVGPRTPAQWYAVGATIEVLLARGRTEEAARIADAHDFGEPFPAAVTFPDSQTVHAELLLARGRTEEAAAELAAVGRRLDPRGMRNPAWCPWQLHLALAEAATTPGRARATAHDAVARARQYGAPSAIGQALRVTAEVSEPSERVKLLEESVDWLDQSPAAYELARSLVALGAALRRTERAGEAAEHLYRGLEAAQDCGADALVEVARAELAAAGLRPRALHSAGTDTLTARERAAADLTVRDQDAAAVLGLDATTVARLLSAVYRKLGTDRTGLAQALGNTGREPRDPAGQS, from the coding sequence GTGGCACGTCAGGACGGCGGGTCGGCCCGTCAGGGATTCGGCCTCATCGAGCGCGAGGCGGCGCTCACCGCGGCCGAGGAGGCGCTTGACCTCCTGACAGGTCTGGCGGACGAGCCGCCGTGGCCCGACCGCGTCCCCGCACCCCGCGAGGCCGCCCGTGGACCCCGCCTGGTCGCCGTGCCGAATCTGGTTCCTCAGCAGGGAACGGGCCCTCGGCCCGCGACGGGTGCCGACCACGTCCGGACCGGTGAACCCGAACGAACGGCCGATCACGCCCGGACCGGCGACTCCGCCCGACCGGGCGACCCCGCCGGCGAGGCCCCCGGCCGCCGCCCGGACACCGGCCGCGGCGGCATCCTCGCCTACGCCGCCCCCGCGGGCCTCGGCAAGACCACGCTGCTCGCCGAGATCCGCCGTCGCGCCGGCGCCCGCGGCTGCACGGTCCTCTCCGCGCGCGGCGGCGACCAGGAGCAGCGGGTCGCCTTCCACGTCGCCCGGCAGCTCCTCCAGCCGCAGCTGGCCCACGCCTCCGACGCCGAACTCCGCGAACGCCTCGGCTCCTGGTACGACATCGTCGGCCCCGCCCTCGGGCTCCGGGCCTCCGTCGAGGGCTCGCCGCCCGACCCGCAGGGACTGCGCGACGGGCTCGACTGGGTCCTCACCCATCTCGCCGTACGCCGCGCACCCCTCGTCGTCGTCCTCGACGACGTCCACTGGGCCGACCCCGAATCCCTCGGCTGGCTCGCCGCCTTCGCCCCACGCGCCGAGGAGCTGCCCATGCTCCTCGTCGTCGCCTACCGGCCCGACGAACTCCCTGCCGAGGGCGTGGAGTTCACCGGACGCAGGTCGGGGCAGCGGCCCCTCGGGCTCGCCCCGCTCACCTCCGGCGCCGTCGCCCGGCTCGTCCGCGACCGCGTCGGAGCCCACGCCGACGACACCTTCTGCCGCGACTTCTGGACCGTCACCTCCGGCAACCCCTTCGAGACGGTCGAACTCGCCGCCAAGGTCCGCGACCGAGGACTCGAACCCACCGCCGACGGCGCCCACGAGCTCCGCGACCTCGCCGCCGCCCTCAAGGGCACCGGCCTCGTCACCCGCCTCGAACGCCTCGGCCCCGCCACCGTCCGCCTCGCCTGGGCCTGCGCCGTCCTCGGCACCGAGATCTCCCCCCAGCTCGCGGGGGCCGTCGCCGGTCTCGGCGGCGAGGCGGTCGCCGAGTGCGCCGCCCGACTGCGCGAGGCCCGGGTCCTCGCCGAGACCGAAGGCCCCGACGAACCCCTCCAGTTCGTCCACCCCCTCATCGCGACCACCGTCTACCGCTCCATCCCCGCCGCCACCCGTGTGGCCCTGCACGGGCAGGCGGCCTGGTGCGTCGTCGACGCCGGCCTCGGACCCACCGCCGCCGCCCGCCACCTCCTGGAGACCCACCCCGAGGGCGACCCCTGGGTCGTGAACCAGCTGCGCGCCGCCGCCGGGGAGAACCTCCGGGCCGGAGCCCCCGACGCGGCCCGCCGCTTCCTCGCCCGCGCCCTGCGCGAGCCGCCCGCCGCCGACGACCGGGCCGCCGTCCTCTACGAACTGGGCTGCTCCTCGCTCCTCACCGAACCCGCCACCACCGTCAACCATCTGCGCGCCGCCCTGGAGGAGCCTGTCGCCGACCCGGCGCTCCGCCACGGCATCGTCTACCGCCTCTCCCAGGTCCTCGCCCACAGCGACCGGCTCGTCGAGGCCTCCGAGCTCCTCGGCCGCGAGGCCCGCAAGGCCACCGACGCCCGCAGCCGGCTGCGGATGCAGGCCGAGAAGTTCATGTGGGACGCCTTCCGCGCCGACGAACCCGAGTCGCCCGCGCGTTCCCGCCGCCTCTCGGCCCTCGCGGACCGGCTGACCGGCCGCGACCTCACCGAGCGGTACATCATCGGCCTCCGCGCCTGGGACGCCACCCTGCGCGCAGAACCCTCCGCGGTCGCCCTCCGCCATGCCGAACGCGCCCTCGAAGGGGGCCTGAGCTGGGCCGACGAGAGCCGCGGCTTCGAAGTGCCGGTCCTCGTCGCCCTCACCCACCTGTACGCCGACCGGCCCGGCCGCGCCGAGGAGCTGTTCGCCGCCGGCACCGCCGAGTTCGAGAACCAGGGCTGGCGCGGCGCCCACCTCTCCTTCGCGTACACCCTGCTCGGCTACATCCGCTACCGGCGCGGCCGCCTCGTCGAGGCCGAGGACTTCGTCCGCGCGGGCCTCCGCCTCTCCGAGCGCGTCGGACCCCGGACCCCCGCGCAGTGGTACGCGGTCGGCGCCACCATCGAGGTGCTGCTCGCCCGCGGCCGCACCGAGGAGGCCGCCAGGATCGCCGACGCCCACGACTTCGGCGAGCCCTTCCCCGCCGCCGTCACCTTCCCCGACTCCCAGACCGTCCACGCGGAACTGCTCCTGGCCCGGGGACGTACCGAGGAGGCCGCCGCCGAGCTGGCCGCCGTCGGCCGCCGCCTCGACCCGCGCGGCATGCGCAATCCGGCCTGGTGCCCCTGGCAGCTCCACCTGGCCCTCGCCGAGGCCGCCACCACCCCCGGCCGGGCCCGCGCCACCGCTCACGACGCGGTCGCGCGTGCCCGCCAGTACGGGGCGCCCTCCGCGATCGGCCAGGCGCTGCGGGTGACCGCCGAGGTGTCCGAGCCCTCCGAGCGCGTGAAGCTCCTGGAGGAGTCCGTCGACTGGCTCGACCAGTCACCCGCCGCGTACGAGCTGGCCCGCTCCCTCGTCGCCCTCGGCGCGGCCCTGCGCCGCACGGAACGCGCCGGAGAGGCCGCCGAGCACCTCTACCGCGGTCTGGAGGCCGCCCAGGACTGCGGTGCCGACGCCCTCGTCGAGGTCGCCCGCGCCGAGCTGGCGGCGGCCGGACTCCGCCCCCGAGCCCTTCATTCCGCGGGCACCGACACGCTCACCGCCCGTGAGCGCGCCGCCGCCGATCTCACCGTCCGCGACCAGGACGCCGCCGCCGTCCTGGGTCTCGACGCGACCACCGTGGCCCGTCTCCTGTCGGCCGTCTACCGCAAGCTGGGGACCGACCGCACGGGCCTCGCCCAGGCCCTGGGGAACACCGGACGGGAGCCGCGCGACCCCGCCGGACAGAGCTGA
- a CDS encoding ACT domain-containing protein, which produces MNAERDLTRLLAGMRPELDPGRYVFTTVDGPAPAGVAPVVTVAEDEGLTLVVRQEEADAASLPYDYVAGRITLRVHSGLDAVGLTAAVAGALAEAGLSCNVVAGFHHDHLFVEHARAEEALAVLERLTRG; this is translated from the coding sequence ATGAACGCGGAACGTGATCTGACCCGGCTCCTCGCCGGGATGCGGCCGGAACTCGACCCCGGCCGCTATGTCTTCACCACGGTGGACGGCCCCGCCCCGGCAGGGGTCGCCCCCGTCGTCACCGTAGCCGAGGACGAGGGGCTCACCCTCGTCGTACGCCAGGAGGAGGCGGACGCCGCCTCCCTCCCTTACGACTACGTGGCGGGCCGGATCACGCTGCGGGTGCACTCCGGGCTCGACGCCGTCGGGCTGACGGCCGCCGTCGCCGGGGCGCTCGCCGAGGCGGGGCTCAGCTGCAACGTGGTGGCCGGCTTCCATCACGACCACCTCTTCGTCGAACACGCCCGCGCGGAGGAGGCGCTGGCGGTGCTTGAGCGGCTCACGCGCGGCTGA
- a CDS encoding thiolase domain-containing protein, giving the protein MSGKAVTSKEFVAVVGIGQTKHVAARRDVSIAGLVREAAVRALADAELTWADIDAVVIGKAPDFFEGVMMPELYLADALGAVGKPMLRVHTAGSVGGSTALVAANLVAARVHRTVLTLAFEKQSESNAMWGLSLPVPFQQPLLAGAGGFFAPHVRAYMRRTGAPDTTGSLVAYKDRRNALKNPYAHLHEHDLTLEKVQASPMLWDPIRYSETCPSSDGACAMILTDRTGAARSPRPPAWVHGGAMRSEPTLFAGKDFVSPQAGRDCAADVYRQAGITDPRREIDAVEMYVPFSWYEPMWLENLGFAEEGEGWKLTEAGVTELDGDLPVNPSGGVLSTNPIGASGMIRFAEAALQVRGEAGEHQVDGAHRALGHAYGGGAQFFSMWLVGDTPPTG; this is encoded by the coding sequence ATGTCCGGTAAGGCCGTGACATCGAAAGAGTTCGTCGCCGTCGTCGGCATAGGCCAGACCAAGCACGTCGCCGCACGCAGGGACGTGTCGATCGCCGGGCTCGTCCGCGAGGCCGCCGTCCGCGCCCTGGCGGACGCGGAACTGACCTGGGCGGACATCGACGCCGTCGTCATCGGCAAGGCCCCCGATTTCTTCGAGGGCGTGATGATGCCGGAGCTGTACCTCGCCGACGCGCTCGGCGCGGTCGGCAAGCCCATGCTCCGGGTGCACACGGCCGGTTCGGTCGGCGGCTCCACCGCGCTCGTCGCCGCCAACCTGGTCGCCGCGCGCGTGCACCGGACCGTCCTCACCCTCGCGTTCGAGAAGCAGTCCGAGTCCAACGCCATGTGGGGCCTGTCCCTGCCCGTCCCCTTCCAGCAGCCGCTCCTCGCCGGCGCCGGAGGCTTCTTCGCCCCGCACGTGCGCGCGTACATGCGCCGCACCGGCGCCCCCGACACCACCGGCTCCCTCGTCGCCTACAAGGACCGGCGCAACGCGCTCAAGAACCCGTACGCCCATCTCCACGAGCACGACCTCACCCTGGAGAAGGTGCAGGCCTCCCCGATGCTCTGGGACCCGATCCGCTACTCCGAGACCTGCCCCTCCTCGGACGGCGCCTGCGCGATGATCCTCACCGACCGTACGGGCGCCGCCCGTTCGCCGCGCCCGCCCGCCTGGGTGCACGGCGGGGCGATGCGCAGCGAACCCACCCTCTTCGCGGGCAAGGACTTCGTCTCGCCCCAGGCGGGCCGGGACTGCGCCGCGGACGTCTACCGCCAGGCCGGCATCACCGACCCCCGGCGGGAGATCGACGCCGTCGAGATGTACGTACCGTTCTCCTGGTACGAACCGATGTGGCTGGAGAACCTCGGCTTCGCCGAGGAGGGCGAGGGCTGGAAGCTCACCGAGGCCGGGGTGACCGAACTCGACGGCGACCTGCCCGTGAACCCCTCCGGCGGGGTGCTCTCCACCAACCCCATCGGAGCCTCAGGGATGATCCGCTTCGCCGAGGCCGCCCTCCAGGTACGCGGGGAAGCCGGCGAGCACCAGGTCGACGGCGCACACCGGGCCCTCGGCCACGCCTACGGAGGCGGCGCCCAGTTCTTCTCCATGTGGCTCGTCGGGGACACCCCGCCCACCGGCTGA
- a CDS encoding terpene synthase family protein, with amino-acid sequence MPQPFVMPDFYVPYPARLNPHVEAARTHTRDWAREMGMLEGSGVWEQQDLDSHDYALLCSYTHPDCDEEALNLVTDWYTWVFFFDDHFLEVFKRPQDRAGGKTYLDRLPLFMPADPAAGMPEPTNPVEAGLADLWRRTVPSMSGGWRVRFAEATEHLLYESLWELDNINDGRIANPVEYIEMRRKVGGAPWSAGLVEYAAGAEVPAQVAYSRPLRVLRDAFSDAVHLRNDLFSYQREVEDEGENSNGVLVLEKFLGCTTQEAADAVNDLLTSRLQQFENTALTEVPLLAAEKGLDAAQCAAVTAYAKGLQDWQSGGHEWHMRSSRYMNEGMVGGPSHLDGVIGTSALDVRTLFGRPAASRLRALTHVPHQPVGPSLLPDFDLPYPLTLSPHHAEARRLSLDWAERFGLLDDIWDRPMAEGFDLALCSAGLDPDATPEELELSAEWLTWGTYADDYYPSVFGRTRDLIGAREQTDRFKSCLTVADPAAGATLAVNPLERSLADLWARTAGPMAPDARVQLRYALDVMLDSWMWELHNQIQHRVPDPVDYIEMRRSTFGSELTTLMCRLGHTEVLPPELYRSGTVRALENAVMDYGTLINDLFSYQKEIEVEGEVHNGVLVLQKFFDCDYPTAVAMVDDLMRGRLRQYEHLKAREVPLMYEEFGLDAAGRAAFEGYLRELEDWLAGILNWHREVRRYRAEDVNSGSGTPLVGRGPTGLGTSAARVASLLGSAAR; translated from the coding sequence ATGCCTCAGCCCTTCGTTATGCCGGATTTCTATGTTCCGTATCCGGCGCGGCTCAATCCCCATGTGGAGGCCGCCCGCACGCACACCCGGGACTGGGCGCGGGAGATGGGGATGCTGGAGGGTTCGGGGGTCTGGGAGCAGCAGGATCTCGACTCCCACGACTACGCGCTGCTCTGCTCGTACACGCATCCCGACTGCGACGAGGAGGCGCTGAACCTCGTCACGGACTGGTACACCTGGGTGTTCTTCTTCGACGACCATTTCCTGGAGGTCTTCAAGCGGCCCCAGGACCGGGCGGGCGGCAAGACGTACCTGGACCGGCTGCCGCTGTTCATGCCGGCGGACCCGGCGGCGGGCATGCCCGAGCCCACCAACCCCGTCGAGGCGGGTCTCGCCGACCTCTGGCGACGAACCGTTCCCTCGATGTCCGGGGGCTGGCGGGTGCGGTTCGCGGAGGCGACGGAGCACCTCCTGTACGAGTCGCTCTGGGAGCTCGACAACATCAACGACGGGCGGATCGCCAACCCCGTCGAGTACATCGAGATGCGGCGCAAGGTGGGGGGCGCGCCCTGGTCCGCCGGTCTCGTCGAGTACGCGGCGGGGGCGGAGGTCCCCGCCCAGGTGGCGTACTCCCGGCCGCTGCGGGTGCTCAGGGACGCCTTCTCTGACGCCGTCCACCTGCGCAACGACCTCTTCTCGTACCAGCGCGAGGTGGAGGACGAGGGCGAGAACAGCAACGGCGTCCTGGTCCTGGAGAAGTTCCTCGGCTGTACGACCCAGGAGGCGGCCGACGCCGTCAACGACCTGCTGACCTCACGGCTGCAGCAGTTCGAGAACACGGCGCTCACCGAAGTACCGCTGCTCGCCGCCGAGAAGGGCCTCGACGCGGCCCAGTGCGCCGCCGTGACCGCGTACGCCAAGGGGCTCCAGGACTGGCAGTCCGGCGGGCACGAGTGGCACATGCGTTCCAGCCGCTACATGAACGAGGGAATGGTCGGCGGGCCTTCGCATCTCGACGGGGTCATCGGCACCTCCGCGCTCGACGTCCGCACCCTTTTCGGGCGCCCGGCCGCGTCCCGGCTGCGGGCGCTCACGCACGTACCGCACCAGCCGGTGGGGCCGTCGCTGCTGCCCGATTTCGACCTGCCGTACCCGCTGACGCTCAGCCCGCACCACGCCGAGGCTCGGCGGCTCTCCCTGGACTGGGCCGAGCGGTTCGGTCTCCTGGACGACATCTGGGACCGGCCGATGGCGGAGGGCTTCGACCTGGCACTGTGCTCGGCCGGGCTCGATCCGGACGCCACGCCGGAGGAGCTGGAGCTCAGCGCGGAGTGGCTGACCTGGGGCACGTACGCGGACGACTACTACCCTTCGGTCTTCGGACGGACCCGCGACCTCATCGGCGCGAGGGAGCAGACCGACCGTTTCAAGTCCTGCCTGACGGTTGCCGATCCGGCCGCCGGGGCGACGCTCGCCGTGAACCCGTTGGAGCGCTCGCTCGCCGATCTCTGGGCACGCACCGCGGGACCGATGGCGCCGGACGCCCGCGTCCAGTTGCGGTACGCGCTCGACGTCATGCTGGACAGCTGGATGTGGGAGCTGCACAACCAGATCCAGCACCGGGTTCCCGATCCCGTCGACTACATCGAGATGCGGCGCAGCACCTTCGGCTCGGAACTGACCACGCTGATGTGCCGGTTGGGGCACACGGAGGTGCTGCCGCCGGAGCTGTACCGCTCGGGCACCGTGCGCGCTCTGGAGAACGCGGTCATGGACTACGGGACGCTGATCAACGACCTGTTCTCGTACCAGAAGGAGATCGAGGTCGAGGGCGAGGTGCACAACGGCGTTCTGGTGCTCCAGAAGTTCTTCGACTGCGACTACCCGACCGCGGTGGCCATGGTCGACGATCTGATGCGGGGTCGGCTGCGCCAGTACGAGCATCTGAAGGCCCGTGAAGTCCCGCTGATGTACGAGGAGTTCGGCCTGGACGCGGCAGGGAGGGCAGCCTTCGAGGGGTATCTGCGGGAGCTGGAGGACTGGCTCGCGGGGATCCTCAACTGGCATCGGGAGGTGCGGCGTTACCGCGCCGAGGACGTTAACTCGGGCAGCGGGACACCGCTGGTGGGCCGGGGGCCGACGGGCCTGGGGACGTCGGCGGCGCGGGTGGCGTCGCTGCTGGGATCCGCGGCGCGCTGA